GCTAAGCTTGAAAAGATTGATACTAAGTCAGATGTTGCGGACAAGGACTTAATTGACATGGCAGCTCATGACCATAATGGAACAATCAACTATGTTCGTAAGGAAGTTGGTGAGACTACTGCACCAATTACTAGCTACTTTGCTCAGGTTCAGGATGATCCATCTATTCAAATCGTTAATAATGCACAACTATGGTATGCTAAAAAACAAGTAGCGGGAACAGCAGATGAGAATCTCCCAATCCTCTCAGCGGCTGCACCTTTCAAGGCAGGGACTCGTGGGGATGCGACCTACTATACCGATATCCCAGCTGGTCCATTGGCCATTAAGAACGTCGCAGATCTCTACCTCTACGACAATGTTACTGCCCTACTCAAAGTGACTGGGGCACAAATTAAAGAATGGTTGGAAATGTCTGCAGGACAGTTCAATCAAATTGATCCTAACAGCAAAGAACCACAGCAACTCATTAACAGTAGCTATCGCTCATACAATTATGATGTGATTGATGGGTTGACTTATAAGTTTGATTTGACACAACCTAACAAATACGATCGTGAAGGTAAGTTGGTTAATCCAGACGCTAGTCGTGTTCGTGACTTGGCTTATCAAGGGAAACCTATTGATTTGAATCAGACTTTCCTTGTCGTGACTAACAACTATCGTGCGACTGGTAACTTCCCTGGTGTTAAAGATGCTGCCGAAAAACGCCTCCTCAATCTTGAGAATCGTCAGGCCATCATTGATTATATCGTTAGCGAGAAGACAATTAACCCAACTGCCGATGGAAATTGGAGTTTCGTCCCTAATATTACGAATGCAGATATCCGTTTTGCTTCATCTGACAATGCGCGTGCCCACCTTGCTGGTCAGGATGCCATTAGTTATGTAGGACCATCAACACAAGCCGGATTTGCAGAGTACCGCTTGATTGTTAAGGAAAAGGCAAATCAAGTTGAGGATACGACTAAGAAAGAATCTGAGAAGTCACCAAAAGGTTCTGAGACAGCGGATCAAACTAAGCGTGAGACACCAAAAGCTACTGTAGGTGCTAGCGTGGCTAAACCTGCCCCAGCTATCCAATTGTCAAATGCTCAAGTCGTTATCTTGCCTCAAGCTCAAGTACAAGAAGCCCAAGGTTCAAGTTCAGTTAAGGCCTTGCCAAACACTGGTTCAGACGAATCTGTGTCAGCAACTTTAGCTGGTCTGGTTCTTATGACCTTGGCTGGATTCTTTGGAATCAAAAAACACGAAAAAAATTAAGCAAAGGAAAAAGCCCCTATCAGGGCTTTTTTGCTCTAGTTTTAGCGTTGGTTAAAGTTCTTTTGTGCTTCTAGGATAATAGGTGCCAGACGTTCTATATCGGACTGTGTACCGCGTAGCTCGAAGTCTCCCAACATTGGGAAACCAAAACGTTGACTGTACTGTTTGGCGGTTAGGCAGTACTGGTTATTGAAGTTACGGTTACCAGAACCGATGATACCAAAGCAACGTTTGTGATTATCATGGGCTGCGATAAAGTCCCCCAGTGGATTGGTTAGGATCTCAACATCCCCATTGTCAACGCCATTTCCTCCTTCAAGGTAGGTTGGTAAGAGTGCGACAAAGGGTTCATCTACTTGGAAGGTTTCATGATTAAGCTCTTTAATATTGATTTGGCGACATTCAATCCCGTGGTTGAGGGATAGATAGTCAGACATACGTTTGACAAAGCTTTGGGTATTGCCGCTTAGACTAATATAAACGAGGGTAAGTTGAGACATAAGCGTCCTCTTTCTATCTATATCTTGTGTTTGTTCAATCATTCTAACACAAGATATTGTGCTTTTCAAGTAAGCTCCTTGCGCTTAAGAATTGCCTATCTAGCTCTTTTTCTTTACTTGTAAAAGTGATAAAATAAAGGTTATTAAAAGAAGCGAAGGAAGAAATCATGGCTAAAGATAAAAATGTAACAGGAGAAGAAATTTTAGACATTTGCTCGGCCTATATGTCAGCAGATGATTTGAAATTAGTTGAAAAAGCCTGGCATTATGCGACAGATGCTCATAGTGGGCAATCTCGTCAGTCAGGAGAACCTTATATTATTCACCCTATTCAAGTGGCAGGTATCCTGGCAGATCTCCATCTTGATGCAGTGACAGTAGCCTGTGGTTTCTTACACGATGTCGTTGAAGACACCGAAAAAACGCTTGATGATTTGGAAGCGGATTTTGGTACGGATGTACGAAATATCGTGGACGGTGTTACTAAGCTTGGTAAAGTTGAGTACAAGTCCCACGAGGAGCAGTTGGCTGAAAATCACCGTAAGATGCTTATGGCCATGTCTAAGGATATCCGTGTCATCTTGGTTAAATTGGCCGACCGTTTGCACAATATGCGTACCCTTAAGCATCTTCGTAAGGATAAGCAAGAGCGCATTTCTCGCGAAACTATGGAAATCTATGCTCCTTTGGCCCACCGTTTAGGTATTAGCCGTATCAAATGGGAACTGGAAGATATGGCCTTCCGTTACCTTAATGAGGTGGAATTCTACAAGATTTCTCACATGATGAAGGAAAAACGTCGTGAGCGTGAGGAACTTGTGGACGAGATTGTCGATAAAATTAAGACCTACACAGCTGAACAAGGACTTGTTGGTGATGTGTATGGTCGTCCAAAGCATATCTACTCTATTTACCGTAAGATGCGCGACAAGAAAAAGCGCTTTGATCAAATCTATGATTTGATTGCCATCCGTTGTGTTATGGAGACGCACAGTGATGTTTACGCCATGTTGGGATACATCCATGAACTCTGGCGTCCGATGCCTGGCCGTTTTAAAGACTATATTGCCAATCCTAAATCCAATGGTTACCAGTCTATCCATACAACGGTTTATGGACCAAAAGGGCCTATTGAAATCCAAATCCGTACCAAGGAAATGCACCAAGTTGCCGAATACGGGGTTGCAGCTCACTGGGCTTACAAGAAAGGTATCAAGGGCAAGGTAGATTCGAAAGAGTCTGCTTTGGGAATGAACTGGATTAAAGATCTTGTTGAACTTCAAGACGCCTCAAATGGTGATGCTATGGGGTTTGTTGACTCTGTTAAAGAGGATATCTTCTCGGAGCGTATTTATGTCTTTACGCCAAATGGTGCTGTTCAGGAACTGCCTAAAGATTCAGGACCTATTGACTTTGCCTATGCCATCCATACCCAAGTTGGTGAGAAGGCCACAGGTGCTAAGGTTAATGGCCGTATGGTGCCCTTGACAGCCAAACTCAAGACAGGTGATGTGGTTGAGATTGTAACTAATGCCAATTCCTTTGGTCCTAGCCGTGACTGGATTAAGATGGTCAAGACCACCAAGGCCAGAAATAAAATTCGTCAATTCTTTAAAAATCAGGACAAGGAAGCCTCTATCACCAAGGGTCGTGAGCTTTTGATTGCCTACTTCCAAGAGCATGGCTATATTGCCAATAAGTACCTAGACAAGAAACATATTGAGGAAATTCTCCCTCGTATGAGTGTGCGTAGTGAAGAAGCTCTTTATGCCGCTGTTGGTTTTGGTGAAATTAGTGCTGCTGCTGTTTTCAATCGTTTGACGGAAAAAGAACGCCGTGAGGAAGAGCGTGCGAAGGCAAAAGCTGAAGCTGAAGAGCTAATGAACGGTGGCGAAGTTAAGACTGAGAAGAAAGAAGTTCTTAAGGTTAAGAGTGAAAATGGCGTCATCATTCAAGGTGCTTCAGGCCTCCTCATGCGTATCGCTAAGTGCTGTAACCCAGTACCTGGAGATGAGATTGAAGGATATATCACCAAGGGCCGTGGAATTGCAATTCACCGTTCCGATTGTAATAATATCAAGAGTCAAGAAGGTTATGAGCAACGTTTAATCGAAGTGGAGTGGGATGAACGTAATGCCAATAAATCTTATTTGGCAGAGATTGATATCTATGGTCTTAACCGTTCTGGTCTGTTGAATGATGTTCTTCAAATCTTGTCAAATACGACCAAGAGCATTGCTACGGTTAATGCACAACCGACTAAGGACATGAAGTTTGCCAATATTCACGTTAGCTTTGAAATTGCAAACCTTATTGAATTGACTGGTCTTGTGGATAAGATTAAAATTATTCCTGACGTTTACAGTGTTAAACGTACGAATGGGTAAGGAGTTACTGCGATGAAGATTGTAATTCAGCGCGTGCAAAGTGCCTCTGTAGTTATTGAGGATTCTACGGTTGGCGCTATTAAGCAGGGGCTCTTACTATTGGTCGGAGTTGGTCCCGAGGACACCAAAGAGGACCTAGAGTATGCAGTTCGTAAGATTGTCAATATGCGTATTTTTTCAGATGAAGATGGCAAGATGAATCTTTCTGTTAAGGATGTTGGTGGCCAGATTTTGTCGATTTCTCAGTTTACGCTTTTTGCAGATACGAAAAAAGGGAATCGACCGGCATTTACAGGTGCTGCAAAGCCTGACATGGCTAGCCAGTTCTATGACGATTTCAACCAATCCTTGTCAACTCATGTTCCTGTAGAAAGAGGACGCTTTGGCGCAGATATGCAGGTTAGTTTGGTCAATGACGGACCTGTGACCATTATTTTAGATACCAAAAATCGATAAACAAACCATTTCTCGCCTTGTGTGAGAGGTGGTTTTTTATTCTCATCGCAGGAACTATTTAGGTGATGGATTTTCATTATTTGGGATTTATTTTTTTATTTTAAGTAGACTGAATCAAGTGAATATTTAATGAAATTAGAAAATGTTGCTCTCAAATTTCTGAAAAAACCTGACCATTCATGATGAAAAAATTACCGTTTACGAGGATTACCGGAAATTCCCTTGTCTTACAAAAAAGATTAAGTTAACATTAGTTTCATAAGAAACACCAAGCGATTTTTATGAAACTAAAAATAACTCGAGTTTACAGCATGCAAATACAAATAGTGATAATTTGAAACGCCGAGGTGATTTAAACTTTTTTAGAGGGATAGAGAGATATGTCAAAGAAAGTAGCGTCAACTAAATTATTATCAGGTTTGTTTGTAGCCGGTGGTGTCCTAGGGATGAATCAGGTTGCCAAGGCAGATAACGTGGTCAGTTCAGAAGCAACAAAACCAGTTATTACAACTGAAGCAGATAACTTGGTGGTGGTACCAACTGAGGCCGTTGCTCCAGTAGCGACAACAGAAATAGGTCCATCAACTGCTACTGTTGCGACAGATACTGCAACAACAGCGACAGCTTCTACAATCTTTTCACAAGCTGTGCCAGCAGAAAGTGCTAGCTCAGAAACGCTTGTAGCCAGTGAAGCACTAGCTCCTGAGTCAGCTGCTGTGGAAACCATCACATCATCATCTGATAATGCTACTGAAGCAGGACGCCATTCAACTGCTCAAGTAACACCAGTTACAGAAGTGACAGAGCAAAACTTGAATGGTGATGCCTACTTGACAGATCCAGAAACAACAAAAGCAGCTTATAGCAAGACAGATGGTGATATTAATTATTCCGTTGTTGTGTCTAATCCAACAGCAGAAACTAAGACGATGACTGTCAACTTGACACTTCAACATGCTTCAGAAATTATCGGTCAAGATAACGTTGACCTTACGCTAGCGGCAGGAGCTTCAGCCAAGGTTTCAAACTTGACAGTAGCGTCAGAGTGGTTGACAAACAATACAGGTTACTTGGTGACAATCAGTGTCAACGATAAATCAGGCAATGTCTTGTCAAGCAAGCGCGCTGGCTTGTCTGTTGAAGATGATTGGACAGTTTTCCCACGTTACGGTATCGTAGCAGGTTCACCAACTGATCAAAACAGTATTCTTGTTAAAAATCTTGAAGCCTACCGTAAAGAGCTTGAGCTCATGAAGTCTATGAATATCAACTCATATTTCTTCTATGATGCTTATAATGAAGCTACAGATCCTTTCCCAGAAGGTGTCGATAGCTTTGTTCAAAAATGGAATACCTGGAGTCACACTCAGGTTGACACTAAGGCTGTTAAAGAATTGGTTGATCAAGTTCATAAGTCAGGTGCTGTTGCCATGCTTTATAACATGATTTCAGCAGATTCAAATCCAAAGAATCCGGCCCTTCCACTTGCTGCTTTGGCTTATAACTTCTACGATAGCTTTGGTAAGAAGGGTGAACCGATGACTTACACTATCGGTGATAACCCAACTCAAGTTTACTATGATCCGGCGAATCCAGATTGGCAAAAATACATCGCAGGTGTCATGAAATCAGCTATGGATCGTATGGGATTCGATGGTTGGCAAGGTGATACAATTGGTGACAACCGTGTGACTGATTATGAGCACCGTAACAGCACAGACGAGGCTGACTCACACATGATGTCTGATTCATATGCGTCATTTATTAATGCCATGAAGGACCTCATCGGTGAAAAGTACTACATCACAATCAATGATGTTAATGGTGGTAATGATGATAAACTAGCCAAGGCACGTCAAGATGTTGTTTATAATGAGCTTTGGACAAACGGTGGTTCAGTTATTCCAGGACGTATGCAGGTTGCCTATGGTGATTTGAAAGCACGTATCGATATGGTACGCAATAAAACTGGTAAATCACTTATCGTTGGTGCCTACATGGAAGAACCAGGGATTGATTATACTGTTCCTGGCGGAAAAGCAACTAACGGTGCTGGTAAAGATGCCCTTGCTGGTAAACCATTGCAAGCTGATGCGACTCTTCTCGTAGATGCGACAGTAGCTGCAGCAGGTGGTTATCACATGTCCATTGCAGCCCTTGCAAATGCTAATGCGGCCCTTAACGTCCTTCAAAGTGCCTATTACCCAACGCAATACCTCAGTGTGGCTAAAGACACTATTCGTAAGCTTTACAATTACCAACAGTTTATCACTGCTTATGAAAATCTTCTCCGCGGTGAGGGTGTGACAAACAGCACTCAGGCTGTATCTACAAAGAATGCTTCTGGTGAAATCCTTTCTAAAGATGCTCTTGGTGTGACAGGAGATCAAGTTTGGACATTTGCTAAATCAGGAAAAGGTTTCTCAACTGTTCAAATGATTAATATGATGGGCATCAATGCGGGCTGGCATAATGAAGAGGGTTATGCGGACAATAAAACACCGGACGCACAAGAAAATCTCACAGTTCGTCTTAGCCTAGCAGGTAAAACAGCCCAAGAAGCAGCTAAAATTGCTGATCAAGTCTATGTGACGTCACCGGATGATTGGGCAACTTCAAGCATGAAGAAGGCACAAGCAAGCCTTGAAACAGATGAAAATGGTCAACCAGTGCTTGTCATTTCAGTTCCTAAACTAACTCTTTGGAACATGCTTTATATCAAGGAAGACACAACAGCAACACCGGTAGAACCAGTTACTAACCAAGCTGGTAAGAAAGTAGATAATACCGTAACATCTGAAGCAAGCTCAGAAACAGCTAAATCAGAAAATACAACAGTAAATAAAGGTTCAGAGGCTCCAACTGATACGAAACCATCTGTTGAAGCTCCTAAACTAGATGAAACAACTAAACCAGCACCATCAGTTGACGAGTTAGTAAACTCAGCAGCTGTTCCAGTGGCGATAGCTGTGTCAGAGACCGCACATGATAAGAAAGATGACAACTCAGTATCTAATACGGATCAAGGTACAGTAGCATCAGATTCAATCACTACACCAGCTTCAGAGGCTGCAAGCACAGCTGCCTCAACAGTCTCATCAGAAGTATCAGAAAGTGTAACAGTATCATCGGAAGCATCAGAAACTGAAAATAGTTCAGAAGCATCAACTTCAGAGTCAGCAACTCCAACGACGACAGCAATTTCAGAATCACATGCAGTAGTTGAACCAGTGGCTTCTTTGACAGAATCAGAGAGTCAGGCAAGCACTAGCCTTGTTTCAGAAACTACAAGCACAATTGTCTCAGTTGCTCCGTCAGAAGTATCAGAAAGCACATCAGAGGAAGTCATCCTTGATGGACTATCAGAAAACATCAATAGTTGGAATAGACTCTCTGTAGCTCCTCGCGTCTCAGAAACCTTACCAAGTACTTCTGAAACGATTACAGAAGCAGCATCACTCTTTAGCAACTATGCAAGATATTCAGAAACAGCAAGCTCAGAATCTCACTCTATGGTAGCAGCTTCTTCAGAAGTTTCTATTGAAAAATTAGCAGTATCTATCTTGAAAGATACTGAGGGAGGCTTGTATGATGCAACAACAATCAGAAATATTGTTGAGATGATTGATAGCATTACAACAAATGTCAGCTATACTCGCAGTAGCCGTCAAGACCTTGTCAATACAGCTTCGTCAGATAACACTTACAATGGTAGTCAAGATCTTAACCTTGCAAGTAAGACAACGACGCAAGCAGGTGAAAAAGGAACAACTGAAGATCTTAAGGCTACAATTGCTAAAACAGCAAAATCTCACAAGTGGGGAGAACATGCTGTAGCTATCCTTACAGCTATTGTCCTTGCAGGTGCGGCAACCCTTGCAGCTCTTCGTAACTTCTTGATGTCAAAAAAAGTTGATAAATAATAAGTAGAACTCTTTGTGTAAACAAGGAGTTTTCTTTATACTGGCTGCTATTTTTTCTGAAAATTGTGATACAATAGAAATAGTTTGAATATTGTGTCAAAGGAGAGCCAATGATTACTGCAAATGATATCGTAAAGGCTAATGAAGTCTTAAAAAACGTGGTGGAACGCACGCCACTAGATTTTGATCGCTACTTATCTGAAAAATACGGGGCGACTATTTATATTAAAAAAGAAAATATGCAAAAGGTACGCTCTTTCAAATTGCGTGGAGCTTACTATGCTATCCATCAATTGAGTGATGAGGATAAGGCGCGTGGTGTGGTTTGTGCATCAGCCGGAAACCATGCTCAAGGGGTTGCCTACACTTGTAACGAGATGAAGATTCCGGCAACCATCTTTATGCCAGTAACAACGCCTCTCCAAAAAATTGGTCAAGTCCGTTTCTTTGGTGGCAAGTTTGTAACAATCAAATTGGTGGGAGATACCTTTGATGCTTCTGCTCAAGCAGCGCAGGAATATACCAAGTCTGAAGGGATGACTTTCATTGATCCATTCGACGATTATAATGTCCAAGCGGGGCAAGGAACTGTTGCTTATGAAATTTATGAGCAGGCTCAAGAGGAAGGTGTTTCCTTTGATAGTATCTTAGTTCCAGTCGGAGGCGGTGGCCTTATCTCTGGTGTAGCTACCTATATCAAGGATGTGGCACCATCTATGGAGGTTATTGGTGTTGAGGCTAGTGGTGCTCGTAGTATGCGTGCTGCCTTTGACCGTGGTTATCCTGTAAAACTCGAAGAAATTGATAAGTTTGCGGACGGGATTGCTGTTCAAAAGGTAGGTGCCAAGACCTATGAAGTCGCACGTAAATACGTTGACCGCCTCTTGGGAGTTGATGAAGGATTGATTTCAGAAACCCTAATTGATATGTACTCTAAGGTTGGTACCATTGC
Above is a window of Streptococcus salivarius DNA encoding:
- the ilvA gene encoding threonine ammonia-lyase IlvA — translated: MITANDIVKANEVLKNVVERTPLDFDRYLSEKYGATIYIKKENMQKVRSFKLRGAYYAIHQLSDEDKARGVVCASAGNHAQGVAYTCNEMKIPATIFMPVTTPLQKIGQVRFFGGKFVTIKLVGDTFDASAQAAQEYTKSEGMTFIDPFDDYNVQAGQGTVAYEIYEQAQEEGVSFDSILVPVGGGGLISGVATYIKDVAPSMEVIGVEASGARSMRAAFDRGYPVKLEEIDKFADGIAVQKVGAKTYEVARKYVDRLLGVDEGLISETLIDMYSKVGTIAEPAGAASVAALEVLKDEIKGKTIVCIISGGNNDINRMPEMEERALIYDGIKHYFVVNFPQRPGALREFVNDILGPNDDITRFEYIKRANKGKGPVLIGIALSDKNDYDGLLERLSAFDPSYINLHGNETLYNMLV
- a CDS encoding RelA/SpoT family protein, with amino-acid sequence MAKDKNVTGEEILDICSAYMSADDLKLVEKAWHYATDAHSGQSRQSGEPYIIHPIQVAGILADLHLDAVTVACGFLHDVVEDTEKTLDDLEADFGTDVRNIVDGVTKLGKVEYKSHEEQLAENHRKMLMAMSKDIRVILVKLADRLHNMRTLKHLRKDKQERISRETMEIYAPLAHRLGISRIKWELEDMAFRYLNEVEFYKISHMMKEKRREREELVDEIVDKIKTYTAEQGLVGDVYGRPKHIYSIYRKMRDKKKRFDQIYDLIAIRCVMETHSDVYAMLGYIHELWRPMPGRFKDYIANPKSNGYQSIHTTVYGPKGPIEIQIRTKEMHQVAEYGVAAHWAYKKGIKGKVDSKESALGMNWIKDLVELQDASNGDAMGFVDSVKEDIFSERIYVFTPNGAVQELPKDSGPIDFAYAIHTQVGEKATGAKVNGRMVPLTAKLKTGDVVEIVTNANSFGPSRDWIKMVKTTKARNKIRQFFKNQDKEASITKGRELLIAYFQEHGYIANKYLDKKHIEEILPRMSVRSEEALYAAVGFGEISAAAVFNRLTEKERREEERAKAKAEAEELMNGGEVKTEKKEVLKVKSENGVIIQGASGLLMRIAKCCNPVPGDEIEGYITKGRGIAIHRSDCNNIKSQEGYEQRLIEVEWDERNANKSYLAEIDIYGLNRSGLLNDVLQILSNTTKSIATVNAQPTKDMKFANIHVSFEIANLIELTGLVDKIKIIPDVYSVKRTNG
- a CDS encoding glycoside hydrolase family 66 protein — protein: MSKKVASTKLLSGLFVAGGVLGMNQVAKADNVVSSEATKPVITTEADNLVVVPTEAVAPVATTEIGPSTATVATDTATTATASTIFSQAVPAESASSETLVASEALAPESAAVETITSSSDNATEAGRHSTAQVTPVTEVTEQNLNGDAYLTDPETTKAAYSKTDGDINYSVVVSNPTAETKTMTVNLTLQHASEIIGQDNVDLTLAAGASAKVSNLTVASEWLTNNTGYLVTISVNDKSGNVLSSKRAGLSVEDDWTVFPRYGIVAGSPTDQNSILVKNLEAYRKELELMKSMNINSYFFYDAYNEATDPFPEGVDSFVQKWNTWSHTQVDTKAVKELVDQVHKSGAVAMLYNMISADSNPKNPALPLAALAYNFYDSFGKKGEPMTYTIGDNPTQVYYDPANPDWQKYIAGVMKSAMDRMGFDGWQGDTIGDNRVTDYEHRNSTDEADSHMMSDSYASFINAMKDLIGEKYYITINDVNGGNDDKLAKARQDVVYNELWTNGGSVIPGRMQVAYGDLKARIDMVRNKTGKSLIVGAYMEEPGIDYTVPGGKATNGAGKDALAGKPLQADATLLVDATVAAAGGYHMSIAALANANAALNVLQSAYYPTQYLSVAKDTIRKLYNYQQFITAYENLLRGEGVTNSTQAVSTKNASGEILSKDALGVTGDQVWTFAKSGKGFSTVQMINMMGINAGWHNEEGYADNKTPDAQENLTVRLSLAGKTAQEAAKIADQVYVTSPDDWATSSMKKAQASLETDENGQPVLVISVPKLTLWNMLYIKEDTTATPVEPVTNQAGKKVDNTVTSEASSETAKSENTTVNKGSEAPTDTKPSVEAPKLDETTKPAPSVDELVNSAAVPVAIAVSETAHDKKDDNSVSNTDQGTVASDSITTPASEAASTAASTVSSEVSESVTVSSEASETENSSEASTSESATPTTTAISESHAVVEPVASLTESESQASTSLVSETTSTIVSVAPSEVSESTSEEVILDGLSENINSWNRLSVAPRVSETLPSTSETITEAASLFSNYARYSETASSESHSMVAASSEVSIEKLAVSILKDTEGGLYDATTIRNIVEMIDSITTNVSYTRSSRQDLVNTASSDNTYNGSQDLNLASKTTTQAGEKGTTEDLKATIAKTAKSHKWGEHAVAILTAIVLAGAATLAALRNFLMSKKVDK
- the nrdI gene encoding class Ib ribonucleoside-diphosphate reductase assembly flavoprotein NrdI gives rise to the protein MSQLTLVYISLSGNTQSFVKRMSDYLSLNHGIECRQINIKELNHETFQVDEPFVALLPTYLEGGNGVDNGDVEILTNPLGDFIAAHDNHKRCFGIIGSGNRNFNNQYCLTAKQYSQRFGFPMLGDFELRGTQSDIERLAPIILEAQKNFNQR
- the dtd gene encoding D-aminoacyl-tRNA deacylase; protein product: MKIVIQRVQSASVVIEDSTVGAIKQGLLLLVGVGPEDTKEDLEYAVRKIVNMRIFSDEDGKMNLSVKDVGGQILSISQFTLFADTKKGNRPAFTGAAKPDMASQFYDDFNQSLSTHVPVERGRFGADMQVSLVNDGPVTIILDTKNR